A section of the Thunnus albacares chromosome 6, fThuAlb1.1, whole genome shotgun sequence genome encodes:
- the LOC122984639 gene encoding interleukin-18-like codes for MFIWNLTVVLRFCCLFFELAGVVSCSGVQTGDKLKQIHLNNQVYLMSTKNCLPFHFVGICKNAFYFKGTGEDEDLDEDRLQKDAPCKFYWIQSHGSKFLIYDEDKFETQPLSIYGQRQSECKFCIQIYNSVPKTVGENTTVVLYTKTDGKIMVACCSENEIKPVEMNLPDEIEEDQHKVVFLLKKIPSDSNTFMFESYENKGKFLAFEPEYDSSCEKLVLRSKVDEVDVGCEWQLSVAGSD; via the exons aTGTTCATATggaacctgactgttgttttaaggttttgttgtcttttctttgaGCTGGCCGGGGTTGTGAGTTGCTcaggtgtacagactggtgacaaattaaagcaaatacaCCTAAATAACCAG GTCTACCTGATGTCTACTAAGAACTGCCTCccttttcactttgttggtattTGTAAGAATGCCTTCTACTTTAAAG GGACTGGAGAAG ATGAAGATCTGGATGAAGACCGTTTACAAAAAGACGCACCATGCAAGTTCTATTGGATCCAAAGCCATGGCAGCAAATTCCTGATTTATGATGAGGACAAATTTGAAACACAACCCTTAAGTATATACGGGCAACGTCAGTCTG AGTGCAAGTTCTGCATCCAGATTTATAACTCTGTCCCTAAAACAGTGGGCGAGAACACTACAGTTGTGCTATACACCAAGACAGATGGCAAGATAATGGTGGCATGCTGCAGTGAGAATGAGATCAAGCCTGTGGAAATG AATCTTCCAGATGAAATTGAGGAAGATCAACACAAGGTGGTGTTCTTATTGAAGAAAATCCCCTCAGACTCTAACACATTCATGTTTGAGTCCTATGAAAACAAGGGAAAATTCCTGGCATTTGAGCCTGAGTATGATTCCAGTTGTGAGAAACTGGTCCTGCGTAGTAAAGTTGATGAAGTGGATGTAGGTTGCGAGTGGCAGCTTTCTGTTGCGGGCAGTGACTAA